The segment GAAGGTCAACATTATTCCATATTTTATATTCATTTCTTTTCTCAAAATCAATTATTTCAATATTTTTAAAATTCAATTTTTGAACTATATGTTCTTTTAATTTTTTTGCATTTTCATAAGTCCTGTTTGTAATATAAATGAAATTAACTTTTTCTTTAATTAGAGCACCTGATATAGCATAAGATGAACCACCTGCTCCAATAATTAAAACAGTTTTACCCTCGGGATTAAATTTTCCATCTTCTTTTAATGACCTTATAAATCCATCTCCATCGGTTGTGTAACCCTTTAATTTTCCATTAATGTTATGAATAGTATTTACAACTCCAAGAATTTCTGCTGACTCATCAAGTTTATCAATATATTTTACAATTTCTTTTTTATGAGGAATTGTCACATTTACTCCTACCCAATTAAAAATTCTTATTGAATCTACTGCTTTTTTTAGGTCTTTTGGTTTTACTTCAAGAGGAATATATACATAATCAAGTCCAAGATATTCAAAAGCAGTATTCTGAAAAATAGGTGATAAAGAATGACTAATAGGGTATCCAAAAACACCTGTTATTTTTGTAGTTCCTTTAATTCTCAATGGTTTCTCCATTTGCAAGGACAAATTCCTTAAAAGAAGTTAGTTTAATTATAAGTTTTTTCAATTCTTCTTTCAGAATAACCGAATATATTGTGCCTGAATCAACAAGCAATTCAAAATATTTATTTTTTTTCATAAACCTTTATTTTTAGAAAAATTATTCCTGTTTTGACTCCTTTTGTTTTTTATTTTACCTCTTTTTGCTATAAAAATAAATTTTATTTGACATTACTTT is part of the bacterium genome and harbors:
- the aroE gene encoding shikimate dehydrogenase; this encodes MRIKGTTKITGVFGYPISHSLSPIFQNTAFEYLGLDYVYIPLEVKPKDLKKAVDSIRIFNWVGVNVTIPHKKEIVKYIDKLDESAEILGVVNTIHNINGKLKGYTTDGDGFIRSLKEDGKFNPEGKTVLIIGAGGSSYAISGALIKEKVNFIYITNRTYENAKKLKEHIVQKLNFKNIEIIDFEKRNEYKIWNNVDLLVNTTSVGMKENDPLLIKKENIEKVKFVYDIVYNRKTELLKEAEKLKIPYLDGLSMLVYQGAISFEIWTGKKAPTEIMKKSLYKKFKT